Proteins from one Gemmatimonadota bacterium genomic window:
- the dprA gene encoding DNA-processing protein DprA, protein MCDHAIPWLVLYAVPGLGPAAYCALLEHFETPENILLQSPRALCEIPGIGPSTAQSISTNRDWNWARDQVSRAKDLDIHICTLTDPLYPEILTQIYAPPPLLFAKGDISLCHSPTISIVGSRSFTPYGRETAHRLGSDLARAGITVVSGMAVGIDTHAHRGALEHGATAAVLGSSLDCPYPPENRTLFQQICKRGVVFSEFPLGTSPEAHNFPRRNRIISGLSLGTVVVEAGKQSGALITAQFALDQNRDVFAVPGPIYSGKSQGTNSLLSQGAILVQTAQDILSEIEHQSALPPQPTEQPSLSEREQRVWDALANLSEDAPSVHIDALARAVEFSSGETLNILLSLEIQGHVEQLPGMHFRQKK, encoded by the coding sequence ATGTGTGACCACGCTATACCCTGGCTGGTACTCTACGCGGTACCGGGCCTGGGTCCCGCCGCCTATTGCGCGCTTCTCGAGCATTTTGAAACGCCGGAAAATATACTCTTACAATCTCCCAGAGCACTGTGCGAAATCCCCGGCATTGGTCCCAGTACCGCACAATCTATCTCTACCAATCGGGACTGGAATTGGGCGCGAGACCAGGTTTCACGCGCAAAAGACCTCGACATCCATATCTGCACACTCACCGATCCCCTCTATCCCGAAATTTTAACCCAGATCTACGCCCCACCGCCCCTGCTCTTTGCAAAAGGCGACATAAGCCTGTGCCATAGCCCCACCATAAGCATTGTCGGCTCGCGCTCTTTCACGCCTTATGGACGGGAAACCGCACATCGCCTGGGAAGTGATCTCGCCAGAGCGGGAATAACAGTAGTCAGCGGAATGGCCGTTGGCATTGATACCCATGCACACCGTGGAGCGCTCGAACACGGCGCAACAGCAGCAGTGCTTGGCAGCAGCCTCGATTGCCCCTATCCACCAGAAAATCGCACCCTATTTCAACAAATATGTAAACGCGGTGTGGTCTTCTCAGAGTTTCCGCTGGGCACCAGCCCTGAAGCCCACAACTTCCCAAGACGCAACCGCATCATCAGTGGCTTGAGCCTCGGCACAGTCGTTGTTGAAGCTGGCAAACAGAGCGGCGCACTCATCACCGCCCAATTTGCACTTGATCAGAACCGCGATGTCTTTGCCGTACCTGGTCCGATTTACTCGGGAAAAAGTCAGGGCACAAATAGCCTTCTCAGCCAGGGGGCCATTCTCGTGCAGACAGCGCAAGACATCTTGAGCGAAATTGAACATCAGTCAGCACTCCCCCCTCAACCCACTGAGCAACCCTCTCTCTCTGAACGGGAACAACGCGTATGGGACGCTCTTGCCAACCTGTCTGAAGATGCGCCCTCCGTACATATTGACGCCCTCGCCAGAGCCGTGGAATTCTCTTCTGGAGAGACCCTCAACATCCTCTTGAGTCTCGAAATCCAGGGCCATGTCGAACAACTGCCGGGCATGCATTTCAGACAAAAAAAATAA
- a CDS encoding sulfatase-like hydrolase/transferase — translation MPKQPNILFAFTDQQRWDTIHAAGNPHIRTPVMDRLCHEGVNFTKGYTPSPVCVSARASLITGQYPHKNGCFDNGFRQPTDRPSLMDLLSQGGYLCHGVGKMHFTGDRGGLRGFHARDVQEEISGTIDTNDYLKYLHAHGYDYVHDPMGARGEMYYIPQISQLPARHHPTAWVADRSIDFLKNRDTSKPFFLWSSFIHPHPPFSPPTPWNKLYRGSLMPFPKRPDDMEDLWTHFNRHQNRYKYRDAGLDNRMLQVMRGYYWACISFIDYSVGRIIDELEQQGELDNTLIAWSSDHGELLGDYNCFGKRSFLDAAARVPMLVRYPERFPRGIVEETPCGLMDLIPTFLGAAGISHHNADLDGLDMADLVGNGRERMIYGQIQRGQRGMYMAYDGNLKYIYSAGDQKEYLLDHRTDAEETRNCAYNILYASEVKTMREKLIGFFQNENYTEPLDGDQWKDFGAIADPKSVDANLLIQDAGWAVPLYNIPGYSRD, via the coding sequence ATGCCCAAACAACCCAATATTCTATTCGCATTTACCGACCAGCAACGCTGGGACACCATTCACGCGGCAGGCAATCCGCATATTCGCACACCAGTGATGGATCGGTTGTGTCATGAAGGAGTAAATTTTACCAAAGGATACACGCCCTCGCCCGTTTGCGTGTCAGCCCGCGCATCCCTTATTACCGGCCAATACCCGCACAAAAATGGGTGCTTTGACAATGGATTTCGACAACCGACAGACCGTCCATCGCTAATGGACCTCCTCTCACAGGGCGGGTACCTCTGTCACGGAGTGGGCAAAATGCACTTTACCGGGGATCGTGGAGGACTGCGGGGATTTCACGCACGAGATGTACAGGAAGAAATTTCGGGAACGATTGATACAAACGATTATCTAAAATACTTGCATGCACACGGCTATGACTATGTACATGACCCAATGGGTGCAAGAGGAGAAATGTATTATATCCCGCAAATTTCTCAACTCCCCGCACGCCATCATCCAACGGCCTGGGTCGCAGACCGCAGCATTGACTTTCTGAAAAACCGCGACACATCCAAACCGTTCTTCCTCTGGTCGAGTTTTATCCATCCGCACCCGCCCTTCTCACCGCCAACACCCTGGAACAAACTCTATCGCGGTTCCTTAATGCCCTTTCCCAAACGCCCCGATGACATGGAAGATCTGTGGACACATTTCAATCGCCATCAGAATCGATACAAATACCGCGATGCGGGATTGGACAATCGCATGTTGCAGGTCATGCGCGGGTATTACTGGGCGTGTATATCTTTCATCGACTACAGCGTGGGCCGGATCATTGACGAACTCGAACAACAGGGCGAACTGGACAACACCCTCATTGCCTGGTCATCGGATCACGGTGAACTACTGGGGGATTACAACTGTTTTGGCAAGCGCAGCTTTCTCGATGCAGCGGCCCGAGTCCCCATGCTGGTGCGCTATCCCGAGCGTTTCCCCCGCGGTATTGTAGAAGAAACACCGTGTGGATTGATGGATCTGATCCCGACATTTTTGGGCGCAGCAGGCATTTCCCATCACAACGCAGATTTAGATGGTCTGGACATGGCCGATCTCGTAGGCAATGGGCGCGAACGAATGATTTACGGTCAGATCCAGCGCGGGCAACGGGGTATGTACATGGCCTATGACGGCAACTTGAAATACATCTATTCAGCCGGTGACCAAAAGGAATACCTGCTCGATCACCGCACAGATGCAGAGGAAACGCGCAACTGTGCGTACAATATCCTGTACGCTTCCGAGGTAAAAACAATGCGCGAAAAACTAATAGGCTTTTTCCAAAACGAAAACTATACCGAACCTCTAGATGGCGACCAATGGAAAGACTTTGGCGCAATAGCTGACCCCAAAAGTGTGGATGCAAATTTGTTAATCCAGGATGCGGGATGGGCGGTTCCCCTCTACAATATCCCCGGATATTCAAGAGACTGA